GCAAGTGCCCATCGTCTCCTTCCACTGGGGCCACCCGCCCGCCGACCAGATCGAGCGGCTGCGCGGGGCCGGGGTGTCGGTGTGGGAGCAGGTCGGCTCCGCCGACGCGGCCGGGCGGGCGGTGGACGAGGGTGTGGAAGTCGTCGTGGCCCAGGGCTGGGAGGCCGGAGGGCACAACTACGGCGGGCTCCCCACCATGGTCGGTGTTCCCGCCGTGGTGGACGCGGTGGCGGGCCGCGCGCTCGTCCTCGCGTCGGGCGGGATCACCGACGGGCGCCAGGTCGCCGCGGCGCTGTGCCTGGGCGCCGACGGCGTGTGGGTGGGCACCCGGCTGGTCGCCTCGCGTGAGGCACAGGTCCACCCCGAGCACCACCGCCGCTTGATCGCCTCGCAGGGCGAGGACACGGTACGCACCGGAATCTTCGGCCCCGAGTGGCCGGGGTTCAACCCGATGCGGGTGCAGCGCGACCGGGTGGTGGAGGAGTGGTCCGACCGCCCGGGCGAGGTGCCGGCCGTCCGCGACTCGCTCGAGCAGGTCGGCACCACAGTCGTGCAGGGCGAGGAGACTGTGCTGCGCAAGTTCAACGTACTGCCGCCCGTTCCCGCCACCGAGGCGGACTGGGAGGAGATGCCCTGGCTGATGGGGCAGGGCGTCGGGCTCGTCCACGACATACGGCCCGCGGGAGACATCGTCCGGGAGGTCATGGGCGAGGCCGAACGCGTCCTGACGGCCCGAAGGCAACGCTGAAGCGCCGTCCGACACGCGTCGGCGCCGAACTGGCGGCCGCCTACCGCGCGCTCGGCCACCGTGTCGTGGCCACCTCGCGCACCGTCGACGCCTCCCGGGACCGGACCCCCTGGTGATCCAGGGCTATGGGCCGGCCTGAACGACTTCGTCACCGTGGACCGGCCCGACCACGACCGCACGACAGCGCGGAACCTGCCGCCCACGGGCGACTGCTCGGCCTGGCAGACCTGGCACCGGGAACATCCCGAGGAATCCGAGGACGGGGTGGGCGCCTTTCCGGCCGTCGCGGAAACGCGGTCACTGATCGAGGCGATCGTGTCGGATTCCCCCGGTGCCGAGGGCGAGCAGTACTTCATGGTGGTCGACCTCCCGAACGTGTACAGCGGCGATCCCGTGATCGACCGCTACAACGCGCTCCTCGCCGGTCTCGCGGCGGACTGGCCCCAAGGAACCGGCGCACCCGCCAAGGACCACGTCCACATGGTGACCATGAGCAATCCGACCCAGGCCGTGCACAGTCTGATGGCCCGCTACTTCGTCGCCTCGCTCATGAAGAACGGGCACGCCCTGGGCAGACTCGACAACGACACCTACCCCCCCTCGAATCACCTCTCAGCGCACTGCCCCTCGACATCCCCACCACTTGAGCCCGGAAGGCGGATCACCGTGGACGTCTACGAAGCGGTCAGGAGCCGGAGGGCAGTGTGGGGGTTCTCCAGTGGTCCGACGCGGGCATGTACCTGCAAACAGTCATGCTGCTGCCGGACCGTCGCGGAGGTGGTGTCGCCCCCGGACGAATTCATCCTCTTCTGCGGCATGTCGATCGGCTTCGAGGATCAAGCGCAGGCCGGCCCGCGCACGGGCCGGGCACCACTTGAGGAGACCGTCAGATTCCTCGAGGATCAACCGCCGCCGAAGCAGACTTCGTTGACCATGTGAGCAGCGGATTACGGAACTCCTTGATGAACTGCCCATGACCCATGACCCAGTACCCATCTCCCATTACCCATCGCCGCGCCGGTTTCCGGTCCCCTGCAGCCGGGGCATGCGGCTGACCAGGGCGTAGCAGGCGCTCGCCAGGATCATGCCCACCGGCAGCGTGAGGTCGAGGCCGCCGAGGGTCGTGGCGAGTGGGCCCGTGTAGAGGGTGTTCACACAGAGCGCGGCCGCGGTGGAGCCCGTCAACAGGGCGCATGCGCCTGCCGGGTTGATGCCGCCGCGGTACCAGAAGGGACTGCTGCGGGTCTCGTCGGCGAGGGCCTGTCCGTCGTA
The window above is part of the Streptomyces venezuelae genome. Proteins encoded here:
- a CDS encoding NAD(P)H-dependent flavin oxidoreductase, with amino-acid sequence MSVLSTGLTERFAVPYPFVCAGMAFAGGTSELAVAVSGAGGIGGVGAGLMPPDTLRQVIHEVRKGVGDAPFHINLITYFDNAEHVRVCEEEQVPIVSFHWGHPPADQIERLRGAGVSVWEQVGSADAAGRAVDEGVEVVVAQGWEAGGHNYGGLPTMVGVPAVVDAVAGRALVLASGGITDGRQVAAALCLGADGVWVGTRLVASREAQVHPEHHRRLIASQGEDTVRTGIFGPEWPGFNPMRVQRDRVVEEWSDRPGEVPAVRDSLEQVGTTVVQGEETVLRKFNVLPPVPATEADWEEMPWLMGQGVGLVHDIRPAGDIVREVMGEAERVLTARRQR